The proteins below are encoded in one region of Diceros bicornis minor isolate mBicDic1 chromosome 14, mDicBic1.mat.cur, whole genome shotgun sequence:
- the ZNF322 gene encoding zinc finger protein 322 — protein sequence MYTSEERYNQRTQKRKIYHVCPQKGKKIFIHVRELTQIDDQIYQCLEREQNLCKNLALIMCERTHTGEKPYRCDMCEKTFIQSSDLISHQRIHSYEKPYKCSKCEKSFWHHLALSGHQRTHAGKKFYTCDICGKNFGQSSDLLVHQRSHTGEKPYLCSECDKCFSRSTNLIRHRRTHTGEKPFKCLECEKAFSGKSDLISHQRTHTGERPYKCNKCEKSYRHRSAFIVHKRVHTGEKPYKCGACEKCFGQKSDLIVHQRVHTGEKPYKCLECMRSFTRSANLIRHQATHTHTFKCLEYEKSFNCSSDLIVHQRIHMEEKPHQWSTCESGFLLGMDFVAQQKMRTQTEELHYKYSVCDKSFHQSSALLQHQTIHIGEKPYICNVGEKGLELSPPRASEASQMS from the coding sequence ATGTACACTTCAGAAGAGAGATATAATCAGAGaactcagaaaaggaaaatatatcatGTATGCCCTCAGAAGGGTAAAAAGATTTTTATTCATGTGCGTGAGCTCACTCAAATAGATGATCAGATATACCAGTGCCTTGAACGTGAGCAAAACTTGTGTAAAAACTTAGCTCTTATTATGTGTGAGAGAACCCATACTGGGGAGAAACCTTATAGATGTGATATGTGTGAGAAAACCTTCATCCAAAGCTCAGATCTTATTTCACACCAGAGGATCCACAGTTACGAGAAACCTTATAAATGTAGTAAATGTGAGAAGAGCTTTTGGCACCACTTAGCCCTGTCAGGACACCAGAGAACACATGCAGGTAAAAAATTCTATACATGTGATATTTGTGGCAAGAATTTTGGTCAGAGCTCTGATCTGCTTGTCCACCAGCGAAGCCATACGGGCGAGAAACCATATCTATGTAGTGAGTGTGATAAATGCTTCAGTCGAAGTACAAACCTCATAAGGCACCGAAGAACTCACACGGGTGAGAAACCATTTAAGTGTCTGGAGTGTGAAAAAGCTTTCAGTGGGAAATCAGATCTTATTAGCCACCAGAGAACTCATACTGGTGAAAGGCCCTACAAATGTAATAAGTGTGAGAAAAGTTACCGACACCGTTCAGCCTTCATTGTTCATAAAAGagttcatactggggagaaaccctatAAGTGTGGTGCCTGTGAGAAATGCTTTGGCCAGAAATCAGACCTTATTGTGCACCAGAGAGTCCACACGGGTGAGAAGCCGTATAAATGCTTGGAATGTATGAGAAGTTTTACTCGGAGTGCCAACCTAATCAGGCACCAGGCAACTCACACCCATACTTTTAAATGCCTTGAATATGAGAAAAGTTTCAACTGTAGCTCAGACCTTATTGTGCATCAAAGAATTCACATGGAAGAGAAACCACATCAGTGGTCTACATGTGAGAGTGGCTTCCTTCTAGGCATGGACTTTGTTGCCCAACAGAAAATGAGAACTCAAACAGAGGAGCTGCATTATAAATACAGTGTATGTGATAAAAGCTTCCACCAGAGCTCAGCCCTTCTTCAACATCAAACAATACACATTGGTGAAAAACCATATATTTGTAATGTAGGTGAGAAAGGTCTTGAGCTCAGCCCTCCCCGTGCATCAGAAGCCTCTCAAATGTCTTGA